One region of Olleya sp. Hel_I_94 genomic DNA includes:
- a CDS encoding WYL domain-containing protein yields the protein MKERYTSQIERILMYGSNVKVIEPITLQDKIKGIYKDAQSQYDLDA from the coding sequence TTGAAAGAAAGATACACGTCACAAATTGAACGTATTTTAATGTACGGTAGCAACGTTAAAGTAATTGAGCCAATTACTTTACAAGATAAAATAAAAGGAATTTATAAGGACGCTCAATCGCAATATGATTTAGATGCATAA